A window from Citrus sinensis cultivar Valencia sweet orange chromosome 5, DVS_A1.0, whole genome shotgun sequence encodes these proteins:
- the LOC102611554 gene encoding lysine-specific demethylase JMJ13, giving the protein MVEGKVCLSKEARNGLEFLKRKKLQRMKSETVNETIGISNMMSRSGGDALRASASCGIRLHGNADSFSRPNTAPTGKVVFSKRKVDKFDTNDLDWTEKIPECPVFRPTKEEFEDPLVYLQKIAPEASSYGICKIVSPVSASVPAGVVLTKEKAGFKFTTRVQPLRLAEWDADDKVTFFMSGRNYTFRDFEKMANKVFARRYCSAGCLPASYMEKEFWNEITCGKTETVEYACDVDGSAFSSSSGDPLGNSKWNLKNLSRLPKSVLRLLDTVIPGITDPMLYIGMLFSMFAWHVEDHYLYSINYHHCGASKTWYGIPGQAALKFEKVVREHVYTRDILSTDGEDGAFDVLLGKTTLFPPNILLENDVPVYKAVQKPGEFIITFPRAYHAGFSHGFNCGEAVNFAIGDWFPLGAVASWRYAHLNRIPLLPHEELLCKEAMLLYTSLVLEDLEYSSADLVSHRCIKVSFVNLMRFQHRARWLVMKSRACTGISPNYHGTVVCSICKRDCYIAYLNCNCYLHPVCLRHDIESLDFSCGSTYTLFLRDDIAEMEAAAKKFEQEEGILKEVQQKAESDDLYSYPFSKMFHSVREDGYSPYCEINMELNHKPAAKTWNRSGKSEYSCHIQPILNQEAANFRSEHAETSVSDAASTICSFVKPIESSSTANNDVRWQSKFNLGILAVKNSPEEVSRTTYESSQTRNECPSANGSNFHRSEVGAVMNQYSDDSDSEIFRVKRRPSKVDKRCMNDVTSSTHTEHQGLKRLKKLQPEGRCGQLMLTEFRRTDESNHKSSHTSNYKEMSERGLKDRFARVGGTVPISIKFKKLADEEAISRQQENCRKERFQHEFGKATREPPPIEMGPKRLKVRGPSFIGSDRSD; this is encoded by the exons ATG GTTGAAGGGAAGGTATGTTTATCAAAAGAGGCTAGAAATGGCTTGGAATTTTTGAAGCGTAAAAAGCTTCAGCGAATGAAATCAGAAACTGTCAATGAGACTATTGGTATCTCCAATATGATGTCTAGAAGTGGAGGAGATGCTTTAAGAGCTTCAGCTTCATGTGGTATTAGATTACATGGTAACGCCGATTCATTTTCTCGGCCAAATACTGCACCAACTGGGAAAGTTGTCTTTTCAAAGCGCAAGGTGGATAAGTTTGACACAAATGATTTGGATTGGACTGAGAAAATTCCAGAGTGTCCTGTATTCCGCCCAACAAAGGAGGAATTTGAGGATCCTTTAGTTTACTTGCAGAAGATAGCTCCAGAAGCTTCAAGTTATG GTATATGCAAGATTGTTTCTCCTGTGAGTGCATCTGTCCCTGCTGGGGTTGTATTGACGAAGGAGAAAGCAGGGTTCAAGTTCACAACTAGAGTACAACCTCTTCGTCTTGCTGAATGGGATGCTGATGACAAAGTTACCTTTTTTATGAGTGGCAG AAATTACACATTTCGTGATTTCGAGAAAATGGCAAACAAGGTTTTTGCTCGTAGATATTGTAGTGCTGGTTGTCTTCCTGCCTCGTACATGGAAAAAGAATTTTGGAATGAAATTACTTGCGGAAAGACAGAAACTGTTGAATATGCATGCGATGTTGATGGTAGTgctttttcatcttcttcggGTGATCCTCTTGGAAATAGCAAGTGGAATTTAAAG AATCTTTCACGGCTGCCCAAGTCTGTTTTACGTCTTTTGGACACAGTGATTCCG GGAATAACTGACCCAATGCTTTACATTGGAATGCTGTTTAGCATGTTTGCTTGGCATGTGGAAGATCATTATTTGTATAG TATTAATTATCATCACTGTGGGGCATCAAAAACTTGGTATGGGATTCCGGGTCAGGCagctttaaaatttgaaaaggtGGTCAGGGAGCATGTCTACACCCGTGATATTCTATCAACTGATGGGGAGGATGGAGCTTTCGATGTCCTTCTTGGAAAAACAACTCTGTTTCCTCCAAATATTCTATTAGAAAATGATGTCCCTGTTTATAAAGCTGTTCAAAAGCCTGGAGAGTTTATCATTACTTTCCCCAGAGCATATCATGCTGGATTCAGTCATG GTTTCAACTGTGGTGAGGCTGTGAACTTTGCAATTGGTGATTGGTTCCCCTTGGGGGCTGTAGCCAGCTGGCGTTATGCACATCTGAACAGGATACCTCTGCTTCCTCATGAAGAGCTTTTGTGTAAAGAAGCAATGCTTCTGTATACGAGTCTGGTACTGGAAGATTTGGAGTATTCATCTGCAGACTTGGTCTCTCACCGTTGCATTAAGGTCTCATTTGTGAATCTGATGCGTTTCCAGCATCGTGCTCGCTGGTTGGTTATGAAATCAAGGGCATGCACCGGCATTTCTCCAAATTATCATGGAACTGTTGTGTGCAGCATATGCAAACGTGACTGTTATATTGCCTACCTCAACTGCAATTGTTACTTGCATCCAGTGTGCCTCCGTCATG ATATCGAGTCTCTTGACTTCTCATGTGGGAGCACTTATACGCTTTTCTTAAGGGATGACATTGCAGAAATGGAAGCTGCAGCCAAAAAGTTCGAGCAGGAAGAAGGAATATTAAAGGAGGTTCAACAGAAAGCTGAAAGTGATGACTTGTATTCATATCCATTCTCAAAAATGTTTCATAGCGTTCGAGAGGATGGATACTCTCCATACTGTGAGATAAACATGGAGTTGAACCATAAGCCTGCTGCAAAAACTTGGAATCGGTCAGGGAAATCTGAGTATAGTTGTCATATCCAGCCTATACTGAACCAAGAAGCTGCAAATTTTAGATCTGAACATGCAGAAACTTCTGTTTCTGATGCAGCATCAACAATTTGTTCTTTTGTAAAGCCAATCGAAAGCTCATCCACAGCCAATAATGAT GTACGGTGGCAATCTAAATTTAACTTAGGGATTCTTGCTGTTAAAAACTCCCCTGAAGAAGTATCACGTACCACATATGAATCTTCTCAAACTCGTAATGAATGCCCGAGTGCCAATGGCAGCAATTTTCACAGATCAGAGGTTGGGGCTGTAATGAATCAATACAGTGATGATTCTGATTCAGAGATATTTAGGGTTAAGCGTCGTCCATCAAAAGTGGATAAAAGATGTATGAATGATGTCACGTCTTCAACACATACTGAACATCAG GGGCTCAAGCGATTAAAGAAACTCCAACCTGAAGGAAGATGTGGTCAGTTGATGCTGACAGAGTTTCGTAGAACTGACGAATCTAACCATAAAAGCAGTCATACGTCTAACTATAAAGAAATGTCAGAACGTGGTTTGAAGGACAGGTTTGCCAGGGTTGGCGGTACCGTTCctatttctattaaatttaagaagtTGGCCGATGAGGAAGCGATTAGTAGACAGCAAGAGAACTGCAGAAAAGAAAGGTTCCAGCATGAGTTTGGAAAAGCTACGAGGGAACCACCTCCTATTGAGATGGGGCCAAAACGCCTCAAAGTCAGAGGCCCATCATTTATAGGATCAGATAGATCAGATTGA